The stretch of DNA AGGATTTCGCGTTCATGGGCGGATCGATGGGCCTGGGCGTGGGCGAGGCGATCATCGCCGGCATCCGCGCGGCGGTGACCGAGCGGCGGCCCTATATCATCTTCACCGCCGCCGGCGGCGCGCGCATGCAGGAAGGCATTTTGTCGCTGATGCAGATGCCGCGCACCACCGCCGCGATCGCCGAGCTGAAGGAAGCGGGCCTGCCCTATATCGTCGTGCTCACCGACCCGACGACGGGCGGCGTCACCGCATCCTATGCAATGCTGGGCGATGTCCAGATCGCCGAGCCGGGGGCGCTGATCGGCTTTGCCGGACAGCGGGTGATCGAACAGACGATCCGCGAAAAACTGCCCGAGGGCTTTCAGCGCGCCGAATATCTGCTCGACCATGGCATGCTCGACATGGTGGTGCCGCGTGCCCAGCTGCGCGACACGATCGGCCGGCTGCTCGCCTATCTGGCGCCGCCCGTCGCGGCCTGACCGGTCCCGGCGATGGATTTTGCCCGCTCCGCCGATCCGGCGGTCCAGCGCCAGCTCGACCGGCTGGCGGCGTTGTCGCCGGGCCGCGACATATTGGGGCTGGAGCGCATCTCCGCCCTGCTCGCCCGGCTCGGCCATCCCGAACGCCGGCTGCCGCCGGTGTTCCATGTCGCGGGCACCAATGGCAAGGGATCGACCTGCGCGGTGCTGCGCGCGGCGGCCGAGGCGGCGGGTCTTGTCGCCCATGTCTATACCAGCCCGCATCTGGTGCGCTTCAACGAACGCATCCGCCTGGCCGGCACGCTGATCGACGATCCGCTGCTCGCGGCGCTGCTCGCCGAGGCGCTCGATGCCGCCGGCGATATCGGCCCCAGCTTCTTCGAGGTGACGACCGCGGCGGCGTTCCTCGCCTTTGCGCGCACCCCCGCTGACCTCGCGATCATCGAAGTCGGCATGGGCGGGCGGCTCGATGCCACCAATGCGATTCCAGGGGCGGCGATCTGCGGCATCGCCGCATTGGGCCTCGACCATCAGGCGTTTCTGGGCACGACGCTCGGCGCGATTGCCGGGGAAAAGGCCGGCATCGCCCGCGCCGGCACCGGCATCGTCACCCTCGCCTATCCGGACGAAGCGGAGGCGAGCATCGACGCGATGGTCGCGGCGCGCGGCGCGCGGCGCATCCGCCGGGGCCGCGACTGGGATGTGACGATCAGCGGCGACCGCCTCGCCTATCGCGACGCGGCGGGCACGCTCGATCTCCCGCTGTCGGCGCTTGCCGGGCCGCATCAGGCCGAAAATGCCGGGCTTGCGGTCGCCATGCTGCGCCATCAGCGCGCGGTTGCCGTGCCGGACGATGCGCTGGCGCGCGGGCTGGAGGCGGTGCGCTGGCCGGCGCGGCTGCAGCGGCTTGGCCATGGTCCGGTCGCCCGGGTCGAAACCTGGCTCGATGGCGGGCACAATCCGTCCGCCGCCTCCGCCATCGCCGCGCATTTTGCCGGGCATCCGCCGCTCGACGTGGTGATCGGCATGCTCGCCAACAAGGATGCCGAAACCTTCCTCGGCCTGATCCGGCCGGTCGCGCGGCGGGTGATCGCGGTGCCGGTCGAGGGGCATGACCATCATGCCCCGGCCGATCTGGCGGCGATGGCGCGGGCGATGGGGCTGGACGGCGCGACCGCGCCCGATCTTCCCGCCGCGACCGCCGGTCTTGCCGGACCGGTGCTGATCACCGGATCGCTCTATCTGGCCGGGGTCGCGCTCGACCTGAACGGCGAACCGCCGCGCTGAGGCGCGGGGCAGACGCGCCCTCCCCCGGCTCAGCCCTCCGGACGGGCGGCCTGCCCGGCGCTGCCCATCGCCGCGTCGATCAGCCCGGCGCGCATCATCGCCCAGAACAGCAGGATGCCGGGCAGCGCGAGCAGCGTCGTCAGCAGATAGAAATCGACATAGCCGAGCGCCTTGATCATCGCCCCCGCCGTGGTGCCGGTCACCAGCCTGCCGACGATGCTGGCGGCGGCGGAAATCAGCGCATATTGGCTGGCGGTGAAGCGCAGATCGGTGAGCGCGGCGAAATAGGCGACGACGGTCACGCCGCCAATGCCGCTCGCCAGATTTTCAAACCCGATCGCGGCGGCCATCCCCCAGTTGGAATGACCGGCGAGCGCCAGCAGCGCAAAGCCGAAGTTCGACACCGCCATCAGCACCAGGCTGATCATCACCGACCGTTTCAGCCCCAGCCGCGCGAACAGCACCCCGCCCAGAAAAATGCCGACCAGATAGGCGATGAAGCCGATGCCGACATCATAGGTCGCGATCTCGTCATTGGTGAAGCCGAGATCGTTGAACAGCAGCCGGAAGGTCAGGTTGGCGACGGTGTCGCCGATCTTGTGCACCAGAATGAACAGCAGCACGAGTAAAGCACCGGAACGACGGAAGAATTCCGTCAGCGGTCCGATAATCGCCGCGATGATCTGAGTAAGGCCGCGCTGTTCGGCCGGGGCCGGTGGCGCTGCGGCTCGCCAAAGGCCAGCCCGGCCAGCATCGCCGGCAGCGCAAAGGCCGCGCAGGCGATATAGGCCGGCGTCCAGCCATGGCGGGCGGCGATGTAGAGCGCGAGCGCCCCTGCCCCGGCCGATCCGATCCGCCAGCCATATTGCGACATGCCGGACCCGGTGCCGAGCTGGCGCGGCTCGAGCAGCTCGATCCGGTAGGCGTCGATGACGATGTCGAACGTTGCGCCGGCGAACCCGACAAGGATCGCGGCGACCGCCATCGCCATCAGCCCGGCACCGGGATCGGCAAGGCCGAGATTGACCACGGCGGCCATCACCAGCGCGCCCGCCAGCAACAGCCAGGACACGCGCTGGCCCAGCCGCCCGATCAGCGGCAGGCGCACCCCGTCGACGATCCACGCCCAGAGCGGTTTCAGATTGTAGACCAGAAAGGCAAGCGTGAAGGCGGTGACTTCCTTCTTGTCGATCCCCGCCTGGGCAAGCCGCGTCGTCAGCGTCGCGCCGATCATCGCAAACGGAAAGCCCGAGGAGACGCCGAGCAGAAACGAGGCGATGGGCGCACGTTCGAAATAGGGCGCGACCAGATCGGTCAGCCGCGCGGCGCGCGGCGCACCGCTTTCGTGACTGGCGGTCATCGGCGGCACGCCCGGGCTGAGGAATGCGGGCGAGACGAACGAGAGGCGGAATGACGGTCGCGGATCATCGCGCCTGATTGGCACGGCGGCGCGGATGCGAACACTGTTTTTTATGGGCGAACCGGCGGCTCGGGCGGCGCGCGCGCCCGGCGCCGCAATCAGCCCGGCAGCGCCCCCGAAACCGGCTGGTGGCTGAGCGCATGGCCGCGCATCCAGTCGAGAAAATCCTGTTCGGGCATCGGCCGGGCAATCGCATAGCCCTGGACGAGATCGCAGCCGATCACGCGCAGGATCGCCAGCTGCTCGGCGGTTTCCACCCCTTCGGCCACCACCTCATGCCCCAGGCCATGGACCAGCCCGGTGACCGCCTGGGCGATGGTGCGGGCGGCCGCACAGCGGTCGATATCGGCGGTCAGCGAGCGGTCGATCTTCACCCGGTCGATCGGCAAGTCCTTCAGCCGCGCGAAGTTGGAATAGCCGGTGCCGAAATCGTCGATGGCGATGGTCACGCCCTCGGCGCGCAGCCGTGCGAGCTCGGCCAGCGTCTCGTCGCCGCACTGCATCGCCATGCTTTCGGTGATCTCAAGCTCAAGCAGCGCGGGCGGCGCATCGTGGCGCACCAGCGCATCGCGCAGCCGGGTGAAGAAATCCGGGCGCACGATCTGGCGCGGGCTGACATTGACCGCCAGCCGCCCGATCCCGCCATGCTGCGGCCCCAGCTGCTGGCCGATCCGCTGCCAGTGCGCGAGCCGGCGGGCAAACTCCTCCAGCGCCCAGTCGCCCAGTTCGTGGATGATGCCGCTTTCCTCGGCACGGGGAATGAAGCTGCCCGGCGCGCGCAGCCCGTCGACCGGATGGTGCCAGCGCATCAGCGCCTCGACCGCGGCGATGCGGCCGCTCGCCAGGGCAAGCTGGGGCTGGAACACGAAGGTGAACTCGCCCCGGCCGAGCGCGTCGCGCAGTTCGCGCTCCAGCCGGCTGTTGTCGGCCAGCCGTTCGGCAAGCATCGGGGTGAAGCTCTGCACCTGCCCGCGCCCGCGCTCCTTGGCGTGATACATGGCGGCATCGGCGGCGCGCATCAGTTCGGACAGGGTGCGCCCCTGCGCCGGGCTGATCGCCACGCCGATCGAGGCCCCGATCTCGACCGGCTGGCCGGCCAGATCGAACGGCTCGGTCAGCGCGAACAGCAGCGCGCGGCCGATCTTCTCCGCCTCGTCGCGTTCGCCGACGCCCGGCGCGAACAGGGTGAACTCGTCCCCCGCCAGCCGCCCGATCAACGGCGGCGTGGCAAAGCGCGGCGGCTGCCCCTCCTCAGGCGCCACCACGGCGCGCAGCCGGTTGGCGACCTTGCCGAGCAGCAGGTCGCCCTGCGCATGGCCGAAGGAGTCGTTGACCGCCTTGAACTTGTCGAGATCGATGAAGAACAGCGCGCAGGGCGTCTCGCCCGCCTCGCGCAGCATCCGCCCCGCCTCGCGCCGGAAATGCACGCGATTGGCCAGCCGCGTGACCGGATCGAACATCGCCAGATGATGGACAGTGTCCAGATTGGCGCGCACCTGCGCCATCAGCCCGTCCATCGCGCCGCCAAGATCGGGCAGCACCGCGGTGACGCGCGGCGGCGTCGGCGACACCAGATCGCCCTCGGCCGCCAGCGACAGCCGCTCGATCGCCGCATCCACGGCATCGGCATGGCCCGACACCGCACGCTCGGCCGAGGCCCAGCTCATCGCGCCGCAGATGATCGCGATGATGATCGCCTGGGCAAGGTCGGCGCCCGACGCGCCCATCCCCGCGCCCGCGAACAGGGCGAGGATGAACGCGACCGCACCGACACAGAAGGCGAAGGCGACGGCACGGCTTTTGAGCGTCATCCCCTCCACTGTTCCTGCCCCATCATCGCGCTGCCAGCCCTCCCCATGGTCCCGGGCCGGTCATGACAAAGCCGGGTTAAGATATTCTCGATCCGCGCGGCCGCCGCAGCACGATATAGAGCGCACCGGCACCGCCGTGGCGCGGATGGGCGGTGCGCACCGCGGCAATCGCACCGGCATGGCGCGATGCCGCCAGCCAGTCGCCGACCGCAGCCCGGATCGCCCCGCGCCCCGATCCCGGCGCGCGCGGCCGCCCCGTCACCAGCAGCAGCACCCGCGCCCCGCGCGCAATCGCCTCCGCCAGCCCGGCGTCGAGCACGCGGTAAGCCCCGTCAAGGCTGTGGCCGTGCAGATCGACGGCCAGATCGGGCACCACCAGCCCGCGCGCCAGCTTGCGGTCCCAGCTGCCGTCGAGCGTGTTGGGCGGCGGGGGCGGCGCAGGGCTGACCGTCCGGGGCGGCGCGGCGGCAGGCCGGGCGGCAGCGCCGCGCGGCGCGGCGCGCATCGGGGCCGGCGGTGCGGGTGCAGGCACGGCGGGCGGCGCGACCGCCTGCCCGCCCCCCGGCGTCAACGGCCTGACGGTCGCGACCAGCCGGGTCCAGAGCGCCTGTTCCTCAGCGCTGAGCGGCCGCATCGTCCGCCCGGCCCGGCACTGATCCCGTCGCCGCATCCAGCGCCTGCGCGCGCGCCAGGCTGCCCCGGGGCAGCAGCAGCAGCGCCCGGCCCCGCGCCGACATGCCGCCGGCAATCTCCGCCGCGCGCGGCCCCGCGCCCCAGAAGCTGTCAAACCGGTTCGCGCCCTTGATCGCCCCGCCGGTGTCCTGCGCGATCCACAGGCCGTTCGCCTCCGCCCGGTCGACCGCCAGATGCACGGGCGCACCCAAAGGCACGAAGCGGGGATCGGCGGCCAGCGTCGCCTCGGGCGTGACCGGCAGGCCGAGCGCGCCGAGCGGCCCCGGCCCGGTCAGCTCGCGAAAGAACACATAGGACGGATTTTCGCGCATCAGCGCGATGCCGGCATCGCCATTGGCGGCGATCCAGGCCGAAATGCCCTGCATCGTCGCCTGGCCCGGCCCCAGCAGCCCGCGCTGGCGCAGCAGCGCGCCGATGCCGACATAATCATGGCCGTTCTGCCCGGCATAGCCGATGCGGACGATGCTGCCATCGGGCAGGCGCAGCCGCCCCGAACCCTGCACCTGCAGGAAGAACAGGGCGACCGGATCTGCCGCCCAGCCAATCTCCAGCCCCTTGCCCGCCAGCGCCCCGGCCTCGATCGCCGCGCGGTCGAAATAGGGCACCAGCCGGCCATTTTCGACCCGGCCGCGGATCGTGCGCCCGGCCAGGCTTTTGGCGAATGCGCCCAGATCGGCCTCGATCAGGTCGGGCGGGCGGCGATAAATGGGTGTGCGATAATCCGGGCCGGGCGCGCGCGCGGCGGCGATTTCCGGCTCGTAATAGCCGGTGACGAACGCCCGGCCATCGCCGACGATCACGGTTTCGAAATTGTCAGCGAAAAAGCCGGTTGCGGAGGTGGCGCGTGCGGCCTCGGCACACACGCCGCTCCAGTCGAGGCCCGGAATGCCCGCCATCGCCTGACGCCTGACCAGCGACGGGCAGGACAGGCGAAATGCGGCAAGCGCCCGCTCGGCGCCCGCCGCATCCAGCCCGATTTCTGCAACCGGCGGCCCGGCGCTCAGCCCCGCCGCCCAGGCGCTTGCCGGGGGAGCCTTGGGCGGTGATGGGGACGGAATGACGGTCGGGGCCGGCGCGGCGGCGGGCGGCACCGCAGGGCCGGGCGCGCGGGCGGCGGCACCGGCGCGCGCGGTCCGGCGACGCAGGCGGACAGCGCCAGAGCCGCCGCCAGCAGCGGAGCGACGTTAAGACGCGCGGCGACGTCCAGACGGGCGGCGACCGGCGCGGCGATTGCCGCCGCCCCGGTGCGGGGCATCATGCCGCCTCGTCGGTTTCGACGAGCAGCCAGTTGGGATCGTTGCTGCGCAGCGTGCGGCTGAACGTCCACACATCCTCGGTCGACACCGCGTCGGTCAGCGATCCCGCGATCACCTCGCCCTTGGTGTCGCGCGTCACCGCCGCAATATCGGCGCTGAACGCCACGGTGACGAACGCCTGCCGCCCTTCCAGCCGCGCGGCGGTGATCACCGCGCGCTCGATCGACACCAGCCGGTTGTCGAGCACCTCGCCCGCCTCGGCACGGGCGGCAATCGCCTGTTCAAAGGCCTCACGCACCTCGTCCCCGGTCAGCCAGCCCAGCTCGTCGGTATCGCCGCGCCAGAATGCCTCGAGGATCATCCGATAGGCACCCTTGGCCCCGTCGAGGAAGCGCGCGACATCGAATGCGGAATCGGTCTGCACGATCTGGCGCACGCCGGCGGCGGCACCGGGTGCGATCATGGAATCGGTGGACAGCGCCGGTTCGGCCGGGGCATCGGGCAGCGCCCGCGCAGCCGGGTGGGCGACCACGCGCTCATCGGTCGGTTTCGGCGGCAGCGCCTGTTCATGGCCGCTGCGTTTGCCCAGCACCATGTAGAGCCTGAGCGCCAGAAATGCCGCCACCATGGCAAGAAGGACGATCCCGACCACCAAACCTCCCAAATCACTATGCCCGAACATAGGCATGTCGGCCCGCCGTTTCAAATGGCAGCATCGGCGCACGCCGGACAGCCGCAGGGCCGCTTGCTTGAACTCGCGGGCAGTGCCTGCTACGCGCCCGCGACGTTTGGCGCCAGCGCCAAATCCATTTCACCGACCGGATCCGATGCCGCAAGGCACGCCGACAGACAAAGGCCTCAGAGACGATGACCGAAGAAACCAGCGCCACGCCCGAACAGGATTTCGCCAACGGCGCGGACACCCAGCCCCAGGTCGGCATCATCTCGCAATATGTGAAGGATTTCTCGTTCGAGAATCCGAACGCCCCCAATGTCTATCAGTGGCAGGGCCAGCCGCAGATCGACGTCCAGTTCAACATCGGGTCGAACAAGGTCGCCGACGACGTCTATGAAGTCGTGATCAAGATCGACGTGAAGGCGGTGTCGGCCGACCGCACGGCGTTCCAGGTCGAACTGGCCTATGCCGGGCTGTTCGGCATCCGCAACGTGCCGGAAGAGCAGATCCAGCCCTTCTGCTATGCCGAAGCCCCGCGCCTGATCTTCCCGTTCGCCCGCCGGATCCTGGCCGATGCGGTGCGCGACGGCGGCTTCCCGCCGCTGATGCTCGAGCCGATCGACTTTGCCGGCCTGTATGTGCAGCAAGCCCAGGCCCAGCTCGCCCAGAGCCAGCCGGCCGGCGAGGCCTGATCCGGCAGCGCCCGGCGGGGCCGCGACCATGAATCTGGTCAGGGCGATCGGCACGATCGGCGGCATGACGATGGTCAGCCGCATCGCCGGTTTCGCGCGTGAAATGCTGATGGCGCGGATCATGGGCGCATCGGGGGCCGCCGATGCGTTCCTGGTCGCGTTCCGCCTGCCCAACACCTTTCGCCGCCTGTTCGGCGAAGGGGCGTTTTCGGCCGGGTTCGTGCCGCTGTTTTCCAAGCGGCTGCACGGCGAAGGCGGGATCGAGGATGCCCGCGCTTTTTCAGAAGAGGTGCTGGCGGTCTTCCTGCCCAGCCTGATGCTGTTCACCCTGGTGTTCGAGCTGGCGATGCCGCTGTTCGTCGCGGCCATCGCCTCGGGCTATGTCGGCGCGAAGTTCGACCTGACGGTCACCCTCACCCGCATCACCTTCCCCTATCTGCTGCTGATCAGCCTCGTCTCGCTGTTTTCGGGCGTGCTCAACTCGCTGACCCGCTTTGCGGCCGCCGCGTTCGCGCCGGCGCTGCTCAACGTGGCGATGGTCGGGGCGCTGCTGATCGTGCCCGACGGCGGGATCGCGACCGCCCATGCGCTTGCCTGGGGCGTGGTGGCGGGCGGCGTGCTGCAGATGGCGCTGATGTGGAACAGCGCGCGCCGGGCGGGGATTTCGCTGCGCCTCAGGCGTCCGCGGCTGACGCCGGGGGTCAGGCAGTTCTTCGTCGTCGTCATTCCAGCGACCTTGGGCGCGGGCGTCTATCAGGTCAGCCAGCTGATCGACACCTTCTTTGCCACCCGCCTGCCCGAAGGGTCGATCAGCTATCTGAACTATGCCGACCGGCTCAACCAGCTGCCGCTGTCGGTGATCGGCACCGCGCTTGGCACCGCGATCCTGCCGCAGATCAGCCGGATGATCGCCGAGGACCGGCCCGACGAGGCGGCGGGCGTGCAGTCGCGCGCGGTTGAGCTGGCGATGCTGCTGTGCGTGCCGGCGTTCCTGGCGCTGGCCGCTGTTGCGGAGCCTTTGGTCGCTGCCCTGTTCCAGGGGGGCAAGTTCACCGCCGAGGATGCGCGCGTCACCGGCATGACGCTGGCGATCATCGCCGCCGGCCTGCCCGCTTATGTGCTGGTCAAGGTGATCACCCCCGGCTTTTACGCGCGGCAGGATACGGCCACCCCGGTCAAGACCGCGGTCATCGTGCTGATCGCGAACATCGTCCTCAACTTCGCGCTGATCCCGCCCTTTGGCATTTACGGCCTTGCTGCCGCGATTGCGCTGTGTTCGTGGCTCAACTGCGCGATGCTCTACATCGTGCTGCGCGCGCGCGGCCATTTCCGCATCGAGCCATGGCTATGGGGGCGCATCGCCCGCCAGCTTGCCGCCGGCGCGCTGATGGTTGCAGCGCTCATCGGCATGAAGCTGCTGCTCGCCGACTTTTTCGCCGGCTCGACCGGGCGGCGGCTGATCGCGGTGGTGGCGCTGTGCGGCACCGGCGGCATCGTCTATTTCGGCACCGCGCTGCTGATCGGCGGCATGGACAGACAGGGACTGGCGCTGATCCTGCGCCGCAAGAGGAAAGCATGATGCGGATCGTCTCGGGCATCCAGCCCACCGGCAAGCTCCATCTCGGCAATTATCTGGGCGCGATCCGCAACTGGGTGCGGATGCAGGACGAAAATGCCGCTGCCGGCGGCGAGACGCTGTTCTTTCTTGCCGATCTGCATTCGCTGTCCGACCACATCCCCGCCGAAACGCGGCGCGAGGGCGTGCGCGAAATGGCCGCCGCGCTGATCGCCGCCGGCGTCGATCCGGCGCGCGCGATCCTGTTCAACCAGGCGCGGGTGCCCGCCCATGCCGAGCTGTGCTGGCTGCTCAACGGCACCGCGCGCATGGGCTGGCTCAACCGCATGACCCAGTGGAAGGACAAGGCCGGCAAGAACCGCGAGGGCGCGTCGGTGGCGCTGTTCGACTATCCGGTGCTGCAGGCGGCCGATGTGCTCGTCTATCAGGCGACCCATGTGCCGGTGGGCGAGGACCAGAAACAGCATCTGGAGCTGGCGCGCGACATCGCGACCAAGTTCAACACCGATTTCGGGGTCGAGCTGTTTCCCCTGCCCGATCCGATCATCCCGCCGGCCGCCGCGCGGATCATGTCGCTGCGCGACGGCAGCGCCAAAATGTCCAAATCCGACCCGTCGGACATGGCGCGGATCAACCTGGCGGACGATGATGATCTGATCGCCCAGAAGATCAAAAAGGCCAAGACCGATCCCGAACCGCTGCCCGGCGAGGCGGCGGGGCTGGAGGCGCGGCCCGAGGCGCGCAATCTGGTCGGCATCTATGCCGCCCTTGCCGACCAGAGCGTCGATCAGGTGCTCGCCCGGTTCGCCGGCCAGGGCTTTGGCGCGTTCAAGCCGGCGCTGGCCGAGCTGCTGGTCGAGACGCTGCGCCCGATCCGCGACCGGTTCGTCGCGCTCAAGGACGATCATGACGCGATCGACCGGGTGCTGATGGCAGGGGCCGAGCGGGCCGCAGCACTTGCCGCGCCGACGCTTGATGCCGCCTATCGGGCGCTCGGCCTGTTCCGCTGACGTCGGGCGGGTCCGGCGGTCCTGCGGCAGCTTGACCCGTTCATGCGTTCAACCGACATTCAGCCGTGCCGGGCGACAATCGGCATATAAGAAGGCAACAGAGCATAAAGGGCCTTTCGATGTCGGCGACGAGGAAGATGATGTTGGCGGCGGCTCCGGTGGCGCTTCTGGCGCTCGGCGGCTGCGCGCAGAGTTTCAGTGCCAAGGTCAACCGTTTCGCGGCGCTGCCCGCGCCCCCCGCACAGGGGCAGAGCTTCGTGATCAAGGCCGCCGATCCCAAGCTGGATGGCGGGCTGGAGTTTCGCAGCTATGCGAAGCTGGTCGCGCGCGAGCTTGAGCGATTCGGCTATCGCGAGGCAACCGGCGACGGTGCCGCCAATCTGACCGTGACGCTCGATTACGGCGTCGACAATGGCCGTGAGCGTATCACCACCACCCCCGGTTTCGGCGGCTTTGGCGGTTTCGGCGGCTGGGGTGGCGGCTGGGGCGGCTGGGGCTGGGGCGGCCGCTGGGTCGATCCCTTCTGGGGTCCGGGCTTCGGGCCGGGCTTTGGCGGAGGCTGGGGTGCCGATGTACGCAGCTACACCATCTATAACAGCCAGCTGCGCATGGAGATCAGCGAAGCGGGCGGCCAGCGCGTGTTCGAGGGCACGGCGCGGGCGGTGTCGCGCAGCGACGATCTGCCCTATCTGGTCCCCAATCTGGTCGAGGCGATGTTCACCGGCTTCCCGGGTAATTCGGGTGAGACGGTGACGATCAAGATCCCGCCCAAGAAGAAGTAAATCCATGCACGCGCCCCGGCCGCACGCCGGGGCGCGGTGCGGTGGACGAAAAAAGGGCCACTGCCGTCGTGAATGACGGCAGCGGCCCTTTTCTTTTGCTCCGATCCTGCCCTGCGGCGCGGATCGGGCCGCCGGGGATCAGGCCTCGAGCTGGCGGATCAGCGCGCGCACATCGGCGTCGAGATCAGCATCCTGGCCGCGCAGCTTTTCGATCTGCTTGACCGCATGGATGACGGTCGTGTGATCGCGCCCGCCAAAGCGGCGGCCGATTTCGGGCAGCGAGCGCGGGGTCAGCCGCTTGGCCAGATACATGGCGATCTGGCGCGGACGTGCGACCGCACGGGCGCGGCGGGCCGACACCATTTCCGACTGGCGCATCCCGTAATGGGCGGACACGGCGCGCTGAATCTCGTCGATGGTGATCCGCCGGGTCGAGGCGTTCAGCATCTCGCCCAGCACCTCCTGCGCGAACGCAAGGTCGATCACCCGCTCGTTGAGCAGCGCATAGGCGGTCAGGCGGTTGAGCGCGCCCTCAAGCTCGCGGATGCTGGTCTGGATGCGCGCGGCGAGCAGCTCGGCGACCTGATCGGGCATCGCGACATCGGCCATCCCGGCCAGCTTGGCGCGGACGATGGCCAGGCGCAGCGCATAGCCGGCAGGCTTGATGTCGACGACCAGCCCGCTGCCCAGCCGCGAGAGGATGCGCGTTTCAACCCCGTCAAGCGCCTGGGGCGCGCGGTCGGCCGAAATCACCACCTGACGCCCGGCGGCCATCAGCTCGTTCAGCGTGTGCAGAAACTCTTCCTGCGTCGATCCCTTGCCGGCGATGAACTGGATGTCGTCAATCATCAGCAGATCGGCCGAACGCAGCCGCTGCTTGAACGCCAGCGTGTCGCGGTCGCGCATCGCCGAGACGAAATCGACCATGAACTTTTCGGCCGACATGAACAGGATCGTCGCGCTAGGCATGCGGGCGCGGAATGCCGCGCCGATCGCGTTCATCAGATGCGTCTTGCCCTGGCCGGTGCCCGAATGGATGTAAAGCGGGCTGAAGCGCAGCTCGCCGGCGGCCAGCGCGCGGGCGGCGTTGAACGCCATCCGGTTTTCATCGCCGACCACGAATCGCTCGAAGCTCTGCCGCGGATCGAACGCCGGATGCGGCGCGGGCTGAGCCGGTGCGGCGGCAGCGGCCGGCTGATCGGCCTCGTCGCGCGGATAGAGACGGGTGACGACATCGGTCGGCGCGACGTCGATGCGCACCTCGCGCACGCCGGGCAGCGCCGCGCGCCATGCCAGCGTCAGCCGGTCGGCATAATGGGCGCGCACCCAGTTCGCCATGAACTCGGTCGGCACGGTCAGGCGGACAAGATCGCCCGCCTCGCTCACATCGGCGAGCATGATCGGCTTCAGCCAGTGATCGAACAGCCGGGCGCCGCAATCGCGCTTCAGCCCGTCCCGGATGCGCCCCCAGGCGGTCGTGATCTGTTCGCCACGTTCCATCTGTTCCTGTTCCCGCATCCGCATCTGCGCCATCTCGCCTCCCCCACGCACCTGGCCCTTACGCCGGGCCCGACCGCAGGGCCGCACCCGCAGGTCCGGCCCCTCTTACTCCCTGCTCCGGCACCGGGCCGCATGCGGCCCCGCAGGCATCCGCCCGGCGCGCACGAACCTGCCGCCAAGGCGAGCGCCTTGCCGCAAGCACATCCGCAGGGACTGAACCCGCGCCCCGATTCGAGCGCCGGAAACCAAGTTTTAGGGGCCGGATCGCGAGTCGATCAAGGCTCGCACCGTCAATATTCGGAAATAATCCCCGTTGACTCGCAAAACCGCCATTTTTCCACAGCCCCAGTCAAGGCCATGATATTCAACGGCTTTTTACACATGAAACGCGGGCGTAACGACACGAATCAAGGCGATCCCGTCACTTAGCCGTCATATCTGTGAAACAAACAGCAAGACCCGCCGGACGCAGGGCGTCCGGCGGGCCGGCAGTTCCGTCAAGTCGGGGAAATGTGCGCTCAGGCGAGCGCGGCAACCCGCTTGGTCAGGCGCGAGAACTTGCGCGCCGCGGTGTTCTTGTGGAGCACGCCCTTGGCGACACCCCGGGCCAGTTCGGGCTGGACGGCCGCAATCGCCTGCGCCGCCGCCGACTTGTCGCCCGACGCGATCGCCGCTTCGACCTTCTTCACGAAGGTGCGGATACGGCTGATGCGCGCGTGATTGATGTCCGCGCGACGGGCGTTGCGACGGATGCGCTTCTTTGCTTG from Sphingomonas changnyeongensis encodes:
- the dnaA gene encoding chromosomal replication initiator protein DnaA, which produces MAQMRMREQEQMERGEQITTAWGRIRDGLKRDCGARLFDHWLKPIMLADVSEAGDLVRLTVPTEFMANWVRAHYADRLTLAWRAALPGVREVRIDVAPTDVVTRLYPRDEADQPAAAAAPAQPAPHPAFDPRQSFERFVVGDENRMAFNAARALAAGELRFSPLYIHSGTGQGKTHLMNAIGAAFRARMPSATILFMSAEKFMVDFVSAMRDRDTLAFKQRLRSADLLMIDDIQFIAGKGSTQEEFLHTLNELMAAGRQVVISADRAPQALDGVETRILSRLGSGLVVDIKPAGYALRLAIVRAKLAGMADVAMPDQVAELLAARIQTSIRELEGALNRLTAYALLNERVIDLAFAQEVLGEMLNASTRRITIDEIQRAVSAHYGMRQSEMVSARRARAVARPRQIAMYLAKRLTPRSLPEIGRRFGGRDHTTVIHAVKQIEKLRGQDADLDADVRALIRQLEA
- the rpsT gene encoding 30S ribosomal protein S20, translated to MANTPQAKKRIRRNARRADINHARISRIRTFVKKVEAAIASGDKSAAAQAIAAVQPELARGVAKGVLHKNTAARKFSRLTKRVAALA